Part of the Oncorhynchus nerka isolate Pitt River linkage group LG14, Oner_Uvic_2.0, whole genome shotgun sequence genome is shown below.
cctttgtagtctgtaatggtttgcaagccctgccacatctggcgagtgtcagagccagtgttttacgattcaatcttaatctTAATCTGTCACTGTAATTTACACCCCCTTCCGCCTTGTCTCCCctaccatctcccctcctccctctctcccctccctcccatctccctcctccctctctcccctaccatctcccccctccctctctcccctcctcagtgTATCCTTCTCTCTGCAGCCATGCCGTCTCAATTGGAGAGATCCTTGCAGTCCCTGAACACGGTGTTCCATCGCTATGCCGACAAGGACGGTGACTGTAACACACTGAGCAAGAAGGAGCTGAAAGAACTCATGCAGACAGAACTGGGCAGCTTCCTGAAGGTAccatagatctctctctctctctctctctctctctctctctctctctctctctctctctctgtttttatctcactgtccctcaacactttctcactctctttccctttcGTTCTGATTTCTCTTTCACTTTATTAAAGAGTATCCAAAGTCAAtctaacctcctctctcccatctatctctctttcactctcgctctctctcttactcattctctacatctcctccatctctccttccctctcagtCCCAGAAGGACCCAGCCGCCATAGACAAGATCATGAAGAATCTGGACCAGAATGGTGATGGGATGGTAAACTTTGAGGAGTTTGTCTCCCTGGTGGTGGACCTCTCCATCGCCTGTGAACAGATCTACCAGCTCCACACCCAGAAGGCTTCTGCCAAGAAGTGAAGGAGGACAGGACAAGGAGAAAGAGAAGCAGAGATGGATGCTTTTCTATATGTCATTTTGCTTCTCTATA
Proteins encoded:
- the LOC135574969 gene encoding protein S100-A1-like, which gives rise to MPSQLERSLQSLNTVFHRYADKDGDCNTLSKKELKELMQTELGSFLKSQKDPAAIDKIMKNLDQNGDGMVNFEEFVSLVVDLSIACEQIYQLHTQKASAKK